Genomic segment of Triticum aestivum cultivar Chinese Spring chromosome 6A, IWGSC CS RefSeq v2.1, whole genome shotgun sequence:
GTCACATAAGGAAACAAATTAATACTGAATGTCAAATAAGGGATTTTTTCTCCAGGGCCAAATAAGGAACCTCATTTTAGGTTAGTGTCAAATAAGGATTTTTCTCTACATTCTGTGTACCCCCTCGTTCGTCAGTCCCTAATCTCCACCCTCACACAGTTGGTCCAAGAGATAAAGGAGGAGCGGAGCCGCCGGCGACCTGATCCCGCCGCCCCGTCTGGCGGAGTGAGGCCACCCACCGGCGATTCGAGGTCTGCAaacccttctccttcctcttcctctccatcCAATCCTTCTTCATCCGTCTTCTTAACTTTTCCGTACAATAAAACCCTAGCCAGATTTCCCCTTCTGATTGAACCCTAACATTCCTCCCCTGCTGCAACAATTGAGAGGGAGGAGAAGAGATGGCGGATCCTGCTGCCGAGATTCCCCAAGTCCAAGGGTAAAATTCCCCATCTAGTTCATCTCCCTCTTAATTTCTTGTATGCTATGTCGTGCTGGATGTACTCCTTCCatttctttttactctgcatatctcaagtcaaacttcgtaaagttttaCCAGCTTtataagaaaaaaatatcaacattcacaaccTGAAACCAATATCATTACATGCATCATgaaaatatttttatattatataactTTTTTATTgtagaaggggagccttggcgcagtggtaaagctgctgccttgtgaccatgaggtcatgggttcaagtcctggaaacagcctcttacagaaatgtagggaaagactGCCCTTTTTTATTGTAGATCttaatatattttttatataaatttggtcaaacttaagaAAGTTTGatttcagacaaatcttatatgcagagtaaaaagaaacggagggagtacatatgtgTGAGAGCAGCTACTTACTTTGTGTATGCTGTGCTGGATGGATGTACGTATGTGTGCTAGATCATTGGAGAAACCAGTCAATTGATTAAATTTTCTTTTATTGTGTCAGTGTCAATCCCACTCCCAGTTCTCAGTCTATGGATGGAAATAGGCTGTTGTGTTCCAGGCCGCCAGCCGACCCGTTGTCTGATGTGCTCGGAGATGACAACCTCCTCACCAAGATCCTCATCCGCCTCCCACCAAAGCCATCCTCGCTCCCCCGTGCGTCCGTTGTATGCAAGCAGTGGGGCAGCATCCTCTCCGAGCCCGAGTTCCGTAAACGCTTCCGCAAGCATCACCGGAAACCTCCTCTGCTCGGCTTCTTCAGAGGGTATGCTAAAAACTTCATTCCTTCCATGGACTCGCCAGACCGCATCCCTGCTGCCCGCTTCTCCCTGCCCAAGAGCAGCACACCCTACCACCAAAATGAAGCATACATGGGCTGCCGCCATGGCCTCTCTCTCCTAATCAACCTGCATAAGCTTGAGACCGTCGTGTGGGATCCCCTCACAGGTGAAGAGCGCATTGTGGCTTTTCCACCAGGGTGCACGTTGGGGCGTTCCTGGGCCTGGCATGGCGCTGTATTGTGCGTCAATGCCGAAGATGGGCATGTCCACGGAGATTGCTTCTCGAGCCCATTTAAATTGGTTTTGATCTTTGCTGACTACAATACACCGGCACTTTGTTCTGTCTACGACTCAGCGTCTGGTGTTTGGGGAAATATTTTCTCGACGATGACGAAAACAGCTGGAATGTCTTGGTTAAGAAGGCCCAGCATCCTTGTCGGGAATGCACTTTGCTTGTTGATTCGTGGAGGTGATGTCCTTGTGTTTGATTTGGAAATGCAAAGTCTTGGTCTGATCAAGAAGCCGGTTGAAAACCATGGTACCGACAACTGGTGTTTTCAGCTCTTACGGATGGAGAATGATGGACTTGGCCTCGCTGTTTTGTTGGACCTCACTATCGAATTATGGGAGAGGAAATCTAACCGTGATGGTGTTTTCGAATGGGTGCTGCTGCAGAAAACCATTCCACTCGAGGGTATGGTTCCAACGAGAATGGATTCTGTACTTTTCGTCGGGTATGATGAGGACGCAAATGTGATTGTTCTCACTACTATGACCGGCAACTTCACACTCCAACTCGACTCAATGCAGATCAAACATATTGTTAAAAGAAACAATATATGTCATGACACCTTTTATCCCTACAGAAATTTCTGTACTCCAGGTAATACCCCCTATCTACATTGCACAAGCAAAAAAGTCGAATTAGTTTGTTTCGCTCGTATTCGTTCCAGTTACCTTTGGTACGTTATTGCGGTAACATTGTTCCTGTTATTAGGATTGAGCTAGATACATAAAAATACATTGTTTATTTGTTCCTCTGTTGATCTGGTCATCTTATGGTTGTCTAGTTTCTTCTTCTTATTATAGACGTCCATTAAAGCTAGAACAGGAATATTGCTTTGATGCCTGGCCATTGCTAATGGCTAAGTACGATTATGTGCTAGTAATGATCTTTTCATCAGGGGGGTTCTAAAAATTGGGAAGTGGCAATAGAGTAATTAAGCAATTGGAACATCTGGAGGCGGCTTAAAGCTTGTTATGTTTTCTTATTCACTATTTTTCCTTGCAAGATTAAAATTTAACTTGATCGTTCTTGATAGAAATCGTCAATTCATAATACCATGCGCTCTATTTTTATCGAAGAGTAGTACTAGTTCATTAATTTCATGTAGCACTATGTAATGCTTGTGTCGGAACTCTGGGTTCCCAATCCGTGCATATTTTATTTTGGCCTTATGGTCATAACTGTTACAAAACTGACTCGACAATAATTCTGGATAAATGCATTTTCTCTGAACATGTAATCAATTTTACCATTCTTTTTTGGACCTGGCGATATATGTGGCTTCATTTTCTATCCTGGACTCAACTTCTCTTAGAATTTTCATATGGTTTGGGCTACTTTTGCTTGTAGGCAGGAGAGTTGGGGCGAAAGGGGCGGATCTGAAACTGTGAACACACTAGATCTGCTAACGTGCTATCTTGGTCAAACAACTTAGGTAATTTTATCTTTTCATATATCTTTTTTTTGCTTGGCTACCCAATTTACAAGATGCATTTTCAAGAAGCATGCCTTTGTGCCATTTTCCATTTGTACTTGAGCCTCACATATGGGTTGGCACACAAAAGTAAATCTGGATTGAGTTGACAATCTTAAAAGTTCAGTTTGTTTGCCTCAGATGATAGGTGGGGAGCCACCGATCTCCTAATTTCTACTGTGATCATACGTAGTTATATAGCAAGAATCTTGAAAACATGTCAGCATATAGGTGGCAATGCACACTAAATGTTCCCTTATTGTTGTTCTCCGTTTGTATATTAGCTTGTATACTTGGATGATTCAGCTTTGGATATTTTTTGTATAATCACCACGGAAAAGTTAATGCTTATTTTTGGGGATCATATAAAATTTGTTTTGCTGTGAGAGAGCACTTCAAATTTGTTTGACTGGGATGACATTGACTGTTCTGCAGGTATTAAGAGTTAAATTCCGGTTGCTGAGACACAGCCATGGCTAGTTGGCACAGGGAAGTTCTTCTATTTTTCTTAGATGAAGTTCTTCTATTTTGCTGAGATACAGACTTGCCTAGTTGATGCTCAAATTGTAGTAGGTAATTTCTTCTATTATGTATGCTGTGGCATGTGATGTTGTTGATGCTGGTGCTCTTCTATGTGGTATATGTAGGTCGTTCTACTTGTATGTACCTGTCCTGTCAAGTGTAACTTGTCGGATTTAATAGTGTGAAGTCTTGTATATTATGTGAAATGAGCAGACGTTAGTGACTCGCTGTGCTAGTGACTCGCTGTGTTTCTTGGATTGATGCTTGACACTCAGGAAGAAATAGTCTCTGGTACTTTACACATACTCCTGGCTATATGTTGTAATGACTGAACTTTGGGTAGGCGAGACACTGGTTCTGTTTTCCCTCAAGGTAGTGTAGTGCTAGTTGCAACTTGCAAGTGGTATAAAATGAATTGGACATTCTGTTAACCCTAAGGACATTCTGTTCATATTTGCTGTACTCCATATGTGCGGTCTTCTGCTGTGGGGTGTTCTCTCCGGCGAGGTCCCCTGTCTGCCCTGCCCTATTGCTCCCGCGGCTCCTACCCTGCCAgtaccgccggttcttgctgctgagGCCACTCAAGCTGATCGGGATGCAGCCAAGGCTCTCGATGATGCTGCAGTTGGTGCTTATGATCAACAGGTATCTGCTTATTCTGATGCTCTTTCCGTCTAGCGTGATGATCTggctgcttacactcagtggtccAATGATGATGCTCGGGCTGCTGCTATTCTCACTGCGAGTGTCCTCCCTTAGTTTGCTTCGGAGTTCATGGGCCTAGGCACTGTTGCACCAATGGGGTCTTATCTCTGTTAGCGCTATCATCCCTCTAGTGATGCTCTCTACTTATCTGTGgcgcgtcaggagcatgctcttcagcagggtgactcttcTGTTGATGAGTTCTACACATAGAGTTCTGCCATCTGGCGCCAGTTTGACTCTCTTCGGACAATTGTGAATCCTGCCCCTGCTGCCAGACTATGCGGTCCGACCTGGTGTTTCAACAGAtccatgagttcttatctcgcCTCCGCTCCGAGTTTGAACCTCGACGTACTCACTTATTTGCGCGTGGTCGTGTTCCTACCTCGGAGGTCCTCGCTGAGCTTCATGCTGAGGACACCCGCCTTCGTTCTGCTGGGTTGCTTGCGGTTCCTTTAGTGTTGGCTGCCCGAGCTCCTATGTCGTCTGCTCGTCTCACAACTCCACCGCTCCTGTGCACAACTTCAGGGGGATGGGTCGCCCTCCTTATGCTGAGAAGGCCCGGTCAGGCCGTGACACCTTCTGTGGCTACTGATCCAGGCCAGGTCATAAAGTGTCTGATTGTCGCCAGAAGCAGCGAGACCAGAGGcgctccttgagggagtcctggattacggggtcctcgggcgtccgggctatgtgacgtgggccggactgatgggccgtgaagatacaagatggaagacttccccccgtgtccagatgggactctccttggcgtaggaggcaagcttggcgtgcggatatgaagattcctttctctgtaaaccgactttgtacaaccctagccccctccggtgtctatataaaccggagggtttagttcttagagataatcataatcataatcatataggctagacatctagggtttagccattacgtagggtatattacctccatcaagagggcctgaacctgggtaaacattgtgtccctgtctcctgttaccttcgttccttagaagcacagttcgggaccccctacccgagatctaccggttttgacaccgacattggttctttcattgagaattccactgtgcctcgtcgaaaggctcgatggctcgccttttcatcaaggacaacatcacttccGGAGGAGCCTTAGTTTCAGGGAAAACCCTCTGGCTTGGCGACTTCACCATGGGTGCCCGTTCGGTCGTTAAGCCGAAAGCAACCCCCCAAGTCATCGAAAACCCCCTCTGTATCAGCCCCGAATACTCCgacaagatggatccggcagatctatcgtctttgaacgagctgctagatcgcatcgccgccctgggggtctcgATTGACTATGATccgatcgggcttaaacccgactagagagaaattaaaactgcactgatcacccatcaggtagcggtTGGGGAGGAACAAGCTGACAATGATTCTTCTCCTACGTTGAGAACAAACTACGTTTGGATTTCCGAACCCGAAAAACCGGATACCCATCCTCGGGAGGACACTCCCTATCCTCCGAGTACAAAATCGGACATTAAGCCTGAGATTTCTCCGGACACTCCGGAAACTGGGCTGGTAATCTCGGAAATTCTTCAAACTCCAGGTTCCATAGGGAGTCACGGTGCGAATTtaagcccgcccacccaccacaagcaatattctccAAGCAATTCCGGCCCTCCGGACATATGTGACttaatgtatgtgcggcagcagccttgggagacagtccatcacttttgggccagattccttcttgttaaaaacaagataaaAGACTGATGCGACGATGACGCAATTTTAGTATTTCGCAACAAATGtatggacgagggaatccttaatgtCCTCAATCGCCGTCGcgtactgcactttgcagatttggcacacatagtatgGAAGTTCTGCACAATGAAAAGCGCCTGGAAAAATCAGACAACCTGCTAGGAACCGCATGCCTTTAAGCCATCTCCCGGGCGGGCAAAAATGATGCACCCTTGCGGGGCACCTGATCATCACCCCATGGACAAGAAAACCAAGTCCTTTACGGGACATATAACTGTCTTCGAGGAATGGCTCGGTAGGCCCTGTCAAATACACATGACGCCGAATACCGAATCAACACATAGCCTActggcatgttggatactccggcaggtggccaagagcggcgagggtatCCTCACCAACAATACCCCAATGAAGTACTCTTTGGAGGACACCGATCTCAAAGTATTCACGATCTTCGAGATCTTCTCatcaaataatcggcgcaaaaggCACTCCGTGACTTCGCCAAAGTGTGCcaaatagcagcaataaacccttggaatgataCGGCGACCAATTTCAATGTCGAGGACGAACCGAGGTCccgctcagtccgggcaccagccactttggtcctaaaaccaatcgtggacggctttcggctcactaaagtgctaatggacggtggcagcaggctgaacctcatctatgaggacacgctcaataaaatgcaaatggatatGAGTCGCATTGAGAAGAGCAATACATCCTTTAGGGGAATCATCCCCAGCAGGGAAGCAAGATGCTCAGGGGAAATtaaactagatgtggtattcggcacaccagaaAACTATAGGTCTGAAGAGATAATCTTCCAggtggctcctttcaacagcggatatcatgccctgttagggcgagatgcattcacacgctttcaaactatacctcattacgggtatatgaagctcaaaatgcccaggcccaatggtgttatcactatttccagtgatccggacatagcactccacgccgaaaataaaaccgcatccttggcccttgaggcactgtccgaagccctagcggccgaggaactcactgctctgcattccacagtggatagggacgatgtaatccttgataaaaggcctaaatccacctctttcaagccagctaacaaaatagtcaaatttcaagtccacccgacggatcccaagAAAACAGCTTCTATCGGGTCAcagctgtgttggaaatatgccctagaggtaataataaattgattattattatatttccttgttcatgataatcgtttattatccatgctagaattgtattgataggaaactcagatacatgtgtggatacatagacaacaccatgtccctagtaagcctctagttgactagctcgttgatcgatagatggttacggtttcctgaccatggacattggatgtcattgataacgggatcacatcattagaagaatgatgtgatggacaagacccaatcctaagcctagcacaagatcatgtagttcgtatgctaaagcttttctaatgtcaagtatcatttccttagaccatgagattgtgcaactcccggataccgtaggagtgctttgggtgtgccaaacgtcacaacgtaactgggtggctataaaggtacactacaggtatctccgaaagtgtctgttgggttggcacaaatcgagactgggatttgtcactccgtgtaaacggagaggtatctctgggcccactcggtaggacatcatcataatgtgcacaatgtgatcaaggagttaatcacaggatgatgtgttacggaacgagtaaagagacttgcctgtaacgagattgaacaaggtatcgggataccgacgatcgaatctcgggcaagtatcgtactgatagacaaagggaattgtatacgggattgattaagtccttgacatcgtggttcatccgataggatcatcgtggagcatgtgggagccaacatgggtatccagatcccgctgttggttattgaccagagagttatctcggtcatgtctgcatgtttcccgaacccgtagggtctacacacttaaggttcgatgacgctagggttatagggaatagatatacgtggttaccgaatattgttcggagtcccggatgagatcccggacgtcacgaggagttccggaatggtccggaggtaaagatttatatatgggaagtcctgttttggtcgccgNNNNNNNNNNNNNNNNNNNNNNNNNNNNNNNNNNNNNNNNNNNNNNNNNNNNNNNNNNNNNNNNNNNNNNNNNNNNNNNNNNNNNNNNNNNNNNNNNNNNNNNNNNNNNNNNNNNNNNNNNNNNNNNNNNNNNNNNNNNNNNNNNNNNNgtaaagatttatatatgggaagtcctgttttggtcaccggaaaagtttcggggtttatcggtaacgtaccgggaccaccgggacggtcccgggggtccaccaagtggggccacaagccccagaGGGCTatatgggccaagtgtgggaggggaccagccccaggtgggctggtgcgcccccccacaagggcccaaggcgcctccaagagggaaggggggggggggcaaaccctagggccctaaggcccaccccaggtgcgcctccccctctctccccttgtggccgccacccagatgggatctgggggctgccgccacccctagggagggaaccctaggtgggggcgcagccctcccctccccctatatatacgtgaggtttgggctgcccaaaacACATGAGTTCTTGACCTCTCcccggcgcagccctacctctctttcgcctcatatctcgcggtgcttggcgaagccctgctggagtaccacgctcctccaccaccaccacgccgttgtgctgctgctggatggagtcttcctcaacctctccctctctccttgctggatcaaggcatgggagacgtcgtcgggctatacgtgtgttgaacgcggaggtgccgtccgttcggcactaggatctccggtgatttggatcacgacgagtacgactccttcaaccccgttctcttgaacgcttccgcttagcgatctacaagggtatgtagatgcactctccttccctcgttgctggtttctccatagatagatcttggtgacacgtaggaaaattttgaatttctgctacgttccccaacaagctggACCCGACGGTCGATGCTGCATTGCGCGTGTtcttgcgcgagaactgggacatcttcgcctggcacccctcagatatgccaggaatcccacgcgcgCTGGCTGAACATAGCAAcaatatactgaagggatacaagccggtgaAGCAAACGCTCCGGTGATTTTTTGAACCCAAGCgacaggctatgggggaggagctagccaagctactcgaagccaggtttatcagagagatcaaacatccggactagctagcaaacctggtcatggtaccaaagaaggacaaatcctggcatctatgtgtcgatttcaaagacctcaacaaggccttccctaaggaccccttcccactacctcgcatcGACCATATTATTGATGCAACCGCGGGACACGATTTACTGTGTTTCCTCGaagcatactccagataccatcaaattaagataaagaatccgaccaagccgcaacgccattcatcaccccgtatgggcctttctacttcaacactatgcctttcgggctcaagaacgccagcgccacttaccaacgcatgattcaaacattccTAGCAAAGCAAATTggcaagactgtggaggcatatgtagatgatgtagtcatcaaaaccaagcatgttgaatcattggtggatgacttacgcctcacatttgacaacctctgaacatatgacataaggCTCAATCCGAAAAAGTGTGTTTTCGACGTTCCCGCCGGTAAACTGCTCGGGTTTCTTGTCTCCAATAgagggattgaagcaaacccaggcAAAATCCGTGCCCTatcacaattggcaacaccaactgacctcaagcaggtccaaaaactagccgggtgtGTGGCTGCCTTGAGCcgttttatctccagactaggataAAAGGCATTGCCACGgtatcgcctgctccgacgcaccgaccattTTGTGTGGACGGACgctgcaacagccggactggaggaattAAAAACATTGCTAGCAAGCAaccccatcctggccgcaccaaacgtcgaTGAACCAATGTTACTCTACATGTaggcaactcaccaggtggtgagtgcggtgcttgTCGTCGAACAAAAATAAGAGGGGCATAAATTCCTAAGCCAAAAACCAGTACACTACGTATCAGCGGTCCTTACAgcatgcaaatctcgatacccgcattatcagaagatagcatatgcggtctttatggcatcccgcaagctgtggcactactttcaagagtgctcgatcacggtagCTTTAGAAGTACCGCTCAATGATATTAGAAACAACCGGGACgccaccggccggattgccaaatgggctattgagctcttaccatttgaaataacatacaaaccacgtcgagcaaTTAATtatcaggtgttggctgacttcgtcgccgaatggacagaggccgaactcaaTAAAGAGTATggcacgtattccaactgggtgatgcacttcgatggccctaaaatgctagccggacttggGGCTGGCATCGTCGTGACATACCCCACAGGAAATATAGTCTGTTACATGCTCCAAATATTGTATACGGACTctaacaacacagccgaatacggggccttattgcacggtcttcggatggttgtctctatgggcatacaatggcttgaggtgcgcagggattcaaacctcgcaatatcccaaataaatggatgttttgatgccaaagatccgaagagggcggcttaccgcaacgctatactcaaaatatcagctcgattcgagggactcgagtttcatcacgtggctcgagagagCAATCAGGCAGCAGACATTCTTGCTCGCATGGGggctaagcgtgaccccgtcccaccgaACACATTCGTGGAaaagctcttcaagccatccgtggtatggcaggacgagagcagcAACGCCAGTCCGGATCCGATCATACCCCCAGTTGCCGAACATAATCCCAATATCATCGGGGACTCGGCCACCGAACCAACACCATCGGCCCATGCAATCATGGCAAgaattgctccatggaccgaaccattcctggcctacctcaataggcgagagctccccgaggaccagaatgaggctcgatgcatcgttcgacgctcgaaagcctacaaggttcatgaaggagaactctacaagaaaagcactaccggagtccttcaaaggagtatctccgaagaaaaggggcgacagctcttggccgaaattcatgctggtCTTGGCGGTCATCATGCCACAGCtcggtgagtgagggagtcctggattagggggtgttcgggtagccggactataccttcagccagactcctggactatgaagatacaagattgaagacttcatcctgtgtccggatgggactttccttggcgtggaaggcaagcttggcggtgcagatattcaagatc
This window contains:
- the LOC123129907 gene encoding uncharacterized protein, translating into MADPAAEIPQVQGVNPTPSSQSMDGNRLLCSRPPADPLSDVLGDDNLLTKILIRLPPKPSSLPRASVVCKQWGSILSEPEFRKRFRKHHRKPPLLGFFRGYAKNFIPSMDSPDRIPAARFSLPKSSTPYHQNEAYMGCRHGLSLLINLHKLETVVWDPLTGEERIVAFPPGCTLGRSWAWHGAVLCVNAEDGHVHGDCFSSPFKLVLIFADYNTPALCSVYDSASGVWGNIFSTMTKTAGMSWLRRPSILVGNALCLLIRGGDVLVFDLEMQSLGLIKKPVENHGTDNWCFQLLRMENDGLGLAVLLDLTIELWERKSNRDGVFEWVLLQKTIPLEGMVPTRMDSVLFVGYDEDANVIVLTTMTGNFTLQLDSMQIKHIVKRNNICHDTFYPYRNFCTPGRRVGAKGADLKL